The following proteins are encoded in a genomic region of Arvicanthis niloticus isolate mArvNil1 chromosome 21, mArvNil1.pat.X, whole genome shotgun sequence:
- the Htr1b gene encoding 5-hydroxytryptamine receptor 1B, whose amino-acid sequence MEEQGIQCAPPPPAASQTGVPLANLSHNCTADGYIYQDSIALPWKVLLVALLGLITLATTLSNAFVIATVYRTRKLHTPANYLIASLAVTDLLVSILVMPISTMYTVTGRWTLGQVVCDFWLSSDITCCTASIMHLCVIALDRYWAITDAVEYSAKRTPKRAAIMIVLVWVFSISISLPPFFWRQAKAEEEVLDCFVNTDHVLYTVYSTVGAFYLPTLLLIALYGRIYVEARSRILKQTPNKTGKRLTRAQLITDSPGSTSSVTSINSRAPEVPSESGSPVYVNQVKVRVSDALLEKKKLMAARERKATKTLGIILGAFIVCWLPFFIISLVMPICKDACWFHMAIFDFFNWLGYLNSLINPIIYTMSNEDFKQAFHKLISFKCTG is encoded by the coding sequence ATGGAGGAACAGGGTATTCAGTGCGCCCCGCCGCCTCCCGCCGCCTCCCAGACAGGGGTACCTCTCGCCAACCTCTCCCACAACTGCACCGCCGACGGCTACATTTACCAGGACTCCATCGCCCTGCCCTGGAAAGTCCTGTTGGTTGCTTTGTTGGGGCTCATCACCTTGGCCACCACGCTCTCCAACGCCTTTGTAATCGCTACGGTGTATCGGACTCGGAAGCTGCACACCCCGGCTAACTACCTGATCGCCTCTCTGGCAGTCACTGACCTGCTCGTGTCCATCCTGGTGATGCCCATCAGCACCATGTACACGGTCACTGGACGCTGGACACTAGGCCAGGTGGTCTGCGACTTCTGGCTGTCGTCGGATATCACCTGTTGCACTGCTTCCATCATGCATCTCTGTGTCATCGCCTTGGACCGCTACTGGGCCATCACTGATGCGGTGGAATATTCGGCTAAAAGGACTCCCAAAAGGGCGGCCATCATGATCGTGCTGGTGTGGGTCTTCTCCATCTCTATTTCGCTGCCACCCTTCTTCTGGCGTCAAGCCAAAGCGGAGGAGGAGGTGCTGGACTGCTTTGTGAATACCGACcacgtcctctacactgtctacTCCACGGTGGGCGCTTTCTATTTACCCACCCTGCTCCTCATCGCCCTCTATGGCCGCATTTACGTGGAAGCCCGCTCTCGGATTTTGAAACAGACACCCAACAAGACTGGCAAACGCTTGACCCGAGCTCAGTTGATAACAGACTCCCCAGGATCCACGTCCTCGGTCACCTCTATTAACTCCCGGGCTCCGGAGGTGCCCAGTGAGTCCGGGTCTCCGGTGTACGTAAACCAAGTCAAAGTGCGAGTCTCGGACGCCCTGCTGGAAAAGAAGAAACTCATGGCCGCTAGGGAGCGCAAAGCCACCAAGACCCTAGGGATCATTTTAGGAGCATTTATTGTGTGCTGGCTGCCCTTCTTCATCATCTCCCTGGTGATGCCCATCTGCAAGGATGCCTGCTGGTTTCACATGGCCATCTTTGACTTCTTCAATTGGCTAGGCTATCTTAACTCCCTCATCAACCCCATCATCTACACCATGTCCAATGAGGACTTCAAACAAGCGTTCCATAAACTGATAAGCTTTAAGTGTACAGGTTGA